In Corylus avellana chromosome ca2, CavTom2PMs-1.0, the following proteins share a genomic window:
- the LOC132169359 gene encoding probable L-type lectin-domain containing receptor kinase V.3: MPNGSLEKWLYSYNCSLSILQRLNIMNDVASALEYLHDGYSMPIVHYDLKPSNILLDEDMVAHVTDFGIAKLLGDGDSIVHSITHATIGYMAPSDVSNVSLMFNI; encoded by the coding sequence ATGCCTAATGGGAGCCTAGAGAAGTGGTTGTATTCTTATAATTGCTCTTTGAGTATTTTACAAAGGCTAAATATAATGAATGATGTTGCATCAGCACTAGAATACCTTCATGATGGTTATTCAATGCCTATTGTTCATTATGATTTGAAGCCTAGCAATATCTTGCTAGATGAAGATATGGTTGCACATGTCACTGATTTTGGCATTGCCAAACTCTTAGGTGATGGGGATTCTATAGTGCATAGCATAACTCATGCTACAATTGGGTATATGGCACCAAGTGATGTTTCTAATGTATCACTAATGTTTAACATTTGA
- the LOC132168642 gene encoding probable LRR receptor-like serine/threonine-protein kinase At1g29720, whose translation MELVDEKLGSEFNKEEAERMIKVAFLFTDASPSIKPTMAEVVSMLEGTSTIPEMIPEASSYSKDLRFKDIRDSTSQIHSQSLGGSQAHFSTSVGSLRGSSSTSAHDLYEITDLGQSHGGR comes from the coding sequence ATGGAGCTAGTAGATGAAAAGCTTGGATCTGAATTCAACAAGGAAGAAGCAGAAAGGATGATTAAAGTAGCTTTCTTATTCACTGATGCTTCACCCTCAATAAAGCCAACAATGGCTGAAGTGGTAAGCATGCTGGAAGGAACTTCTACCATTCCAGAAATGATTCCTGAAGCAAGTAGTTATAGTAAAGATTTAAGGTTTAAAGATATAAGAGACAGTACAAGCCAGATACATAGCCAGAGTTTGGGAGGGAGTCAGGCTCATTTTTCAACATCAGTTGGTTCATTGCGTGGTTCTTCCTCCACTTCTGCCCATGACCTCTATGAAATTACAGATTTGGGTCAAAGCCATGGGGGGAGATAA
- the LOC132168639 gene encoding probable LRR receptor-like serine/threonine-protein kinase RFK1 gives MLIINLVWVPDMFFLKHALFVSVVALSCLSTQRFATAMVPQNEVDALQQIAKTMGATYWEFNATSCKLETVGVTSPEPPAGSEKNITCNCQFHNNTCHIVAIEIKRFSLPGVLPPELVQLPYLQDIDFAYNYVSGSIPIQWGSMELNFISVLGNRLSGEIPKDLRNFRNLTYLNLEANQFSGTLPSELGKLVNLETL, from the exons ATGCTTATAATCAATCTTGTTTGGGTTCCAGACATGTTCTTCCTCAAACATGCACTCTTTGTTTCGGTTGTAGCCCTCAGTTGCTTGAGCACACAAAGATTTGCTACTGCTATGGTGCCTCAAAATGAAG TGGATGCTCTCCAGCAAATTGCCAAGACAATGGGGGCTACTTACTGGGAGTTTAATGCCACCTCTTGCAAATTGGAAACAGTCGGCGTTACGTCGCCGGAGCCTCCAGCCGGTTCTGAGAAGAACATTACTTGCAATTGCCAATTCCATAACAATACCTGCCACATTGTAGCCAT AGAAATCAAGAGGTTCAGTCTGCCAGGTGTACTTCCACCTGAGCTGGTTCAGCTTCCTTACCTCCAGGACAT TGACTTTGCTTACAACTATGTAAGTGGGTCAATTCCTATCCAATGGGGTTCAATGGAATTGAATTTTAT CTCTGTTCTTGGAAACCGATTGTCAGGGGAGATACCAAAGGACTTGCGTAACTTCAGGAATCTCACATACtt GAATCTTGAAGCAAATCAATTTTCCGGAACACTCCCTTCAGAACTTGGGAAGTTAGTTAACTTGGAAACTTTGTGA